The following are encoded together in the Malaya genurostris strain Urasoe2022 chromosome 3, Malgen_1.1, whole genome shotgun sequence genome:
- the LOC131435490 gene encoding juvenile hormone esterase-like isoform X2, which yields MCAQLNTLELASKVLGDEDCLFLNVYSPAISKVPGTNRKYPVLVYIHGGSYAIWSSQTDMFGVDSLIENEVLIVSFNYRLFVLGFLRHPEFNISGNFGLKDQLAALQWVQRYIEPFGGDPNNVTLLGQSVGAHSVTYHLYLDSFGGLFHRAIAMSGSLLAPSAMIYNPKHFTPAYLKAINISTKEQLMSAPFQDLFLLFSIPRRFVFTSIGLPIFLPTIEDEKDPEALITKPVHEMILAAPANQVPLMIGMTAMEFIPCFSTAQHFYADENFPNRDNGKSLMLVSDMLHTASVLFKKVQPNGAGRHFYGKISDLANMYYPVKKLLEQLHEQDLYRAPIYYYRFEFDGKFGKYKNQYYKEDLDASYVGAMHGDDLGYLFSPYNVEQALTNRSEFETEWKVAEKNVEQISNFVKYGNPTPRKTDKISVLWEPFNGNNSAAQYLNINDSNEMRKDDESSNLIFRLWSKVHNCLFYYKCYLVQDILQRMKQLLELDRLDVSLENLFDDENIT from the exons ATGTGCGCACAACTAAACACATTGGAATTGGCCTCGAAGGTTCTAGGAGATGAGGACTGTTTGTTTCTTAACGTGTACAGTCCGGCTATTTCTAAGGTCCCTGGAACGAATCGAAAGTATCCTGTTTTAGTATATATTCATGGAGGAAGCTACGCGATTTGGTCTTCTCAAACCGATATGTTCGGTGTGGATTCTCTCATTGAGAAC GAAGTTTTAATCGTCAGTTTTAACTACCGATTATTCGTTTTGGGATTTCTTCGACATCCGGAATTCAACATCAGTGGAAATTTCGGGTTAAAAGATCAACTCGCTGCCTTACAGTGGGTTCAGCGATATATTGAACCCTTCGGAGGCGACCCAAACAATGTGACTCTCTTAGGGCAGAGTGTTGGTGCTCACTCGGTTACCTACCATCTTTATTTGGATTCATTCGGTGGATTGTTCCATCGAGCCATCGCCATGTCCGGCTCCCTTCTTGCACCGTCggcaatgatctacaatccgaaACATTTCACtcccgcttatttgaaagcaatCAACATTTCCACAAAAGAACAATTGATGAGTGCCCCATTCCAGGATCTATTTCTACTATTCTCGATTCCCAGACGGTTCGTTTTTACGTCTATCGGCTTACCTATTTTCCTACCCACCATTGAAGATGAAAAAGATCCTGAGGCTCTTATTACAAAACCTGTCCATGAAATGATCCTCGCGGCACCAGCCAACCAAGTTCCACTGATGATTGGGATGACGGCAATGGAGTTCATTCCGTGCTTCAGTACTGCTCAACATTTCTATGCCgatgaaaattttccaaatcgaGACAATGGAAAATCGCTGATGTTAGTTTCGGATATGCTGCATACGGCTAGTGTTCTTTTTAAAAAGGTTCAACCGAATGGAGCTGGACGGCATTTCTATGGAAAAATAAGTGATTTGGCGAATATGTACTACCCAGTGAAGAAGCTTCTGGAGCAACTTCACGAGCAAGATCTCTACCGGGCACCTATCTACTACTATCGATTCGAATTCgacggaaaatttggaaaatataAGAATCAGTATTACAAAGAGGATTTGGATGCAAGTTATGTTGGAGCCATGCACGGAGACGATTTGGGTTATCTGTTTTCACCGTACAATGTGGAACAGGCGCTAactaatcgaagtgaatttgaaACTGAATGGAAGGTGGCCGAAAAGAACGTAGAGCAAATTAGCAACTTTGTCAAATATGG TAACCCAACACCGAGGAAAACCGACAAGATTTCGGTTTTGTGGGAACCGTTCAATGGAAATAACTCTGCTGCTCAGTATTTGAATATCAATGATAGCAACGAGATGAGAAAAGATGACGAGTCTTCGAATTTAATCTTCCGGCTCTGGAGTAAGGTTCATAATTGCTTGTTTTACTATAAATGTTACTTGGTTCAAGATATACTACAACGAATGAAGCAACTTTTAGAGCTTGACAGGTTGGACGTGAGCCTAGAGAATTTATTCGATGACGAGAATATAACATGA
- the LOC131435490 gene encoding juvenile hormone esterase-like isoform X1, which translates to MSVLVWIGILVGLDISSIAGQDVNPCTVSFVDGSSGWGVANQTFNGVPYCEYLGIRYAEPPIGKLRFKSPVLLAPSGFEEYTRIGNMCAQLNTLELASKVLGDEDCLFLNVYSPAISKVPGTNRKYPVLVYIHGGSYAIWSSQTDMFGVDSLIENEVLIVSFNYRLFVLGFLRHPEFNISGNFGLKDQLAALQWVQRYIEPFGGDPNNVTLLGQSVGAHSVTYHLYLDSFGGLFHRAIAMSGSLLAPSAMIYNPKHFTPAYLKAINISTKEQLMSAPFQDLFLLFSIPRRFVFTSIGLPIFLPTIEDEKDPEALITKPVHEMILAAPANQVPLMIGMTAMEFIPCFSTAQHFYADENFPNRDNGKSLMLVSDMLHTASVLFKKVQPNGAGRHFYGKISDLANMYYPVKKLLEQLHEQDLYRAPIYYYRFEFDGKFGKYKNQYYKEDLDASYVGAMHGDDLGYLFSPYNVEQALTNRSEFETEWKVAEKNVEQISNFVKYGNPTPRKTDKISVLWEPFNGNNSAAQYLNINDSNEMRKDDESSNLIFRLWSKVHNCLFYYKCYLVQDILQRMKQLLELDRLDVSLENLFDDENIT; encoded by the exons ATGAGTGTTCTCGTATGGATCGGTATTTTGGTTGGGCTGGATATTAGTTCGATTGCTGGACAGGATGTGAATCCCTGTACGGTAAGCTTTGTCGATGGATCTTCCGGATGGGGTGTTGCGAATCAAACTTTCAATGGGGTACCGTATTGTGAATATTTGGGAATAAGGTATGCAGAGCCACCGATCGGAAAATTAAGGTTTAAA AGTCCAGTTCTGCTAGCTCCCAGTGGTTTTGAAGAATACACGAGAATAGGAAATATGTGCGCACAACTAAACACATTGGAATTGGCCTCGAAGGTTCTAGGAGATGAGGACTGTTTGTTTCTTAACGTGTACAGTCCGGCTATTTCTAAGGTCCCTGGAACGAATCGAAAGTATCCTGTTTTAGTATATATTCATGGAGGAAGCTACGCGATTTGGTCTTCTCAAACCGATATGTTCGGTGTGGATTCTCTCATTGAGAAC GAAGTTTTAATCGTCAGTTTTAACTACCGATTATTCGTTTTGGGATTTCTTCGACATCCGGAATTCAACATCAGTGGAAATTTCGGGTTAAAAGATCAACTCGCTGCCTTACAGTGGGTTCAGCGATATATTGAACCCTTCGGAGGCGACCCAAACAATGTGACTCTCTTAGGGCAGAGTGTTGGTGCTCACTCGGTTACCTACCATCTTTATTTGGATTCATTCGGTGGATTGTTCCATCGAGCCATCGCCATGTCCGGCTCCCTTCTTGCACCGTCggcaatgatctacaatccgaaACATTTCACtcccgcttatttgaaagcaatCAACATTTCCACAAAAGAACAATTGATGAGTGCCCCATTCCAGGATCTATTTCTACTATTCTCGATTCCCAGACGGTTCGTTTTTACGTCTATCGGCTTACCTATTTTCCTACCCACCATTGAAGATGAAAAAGATCCTGAGGCTCTTATTACAAAACCTGTCCATGAAATGATCCTCGCGGCACCAGCCAACCAAGTTCCACTGATGATTGGGATGACGGCAATGGAGTTCATTCCGTGCTTCAGTACTGCTCAACATTTCTATGCCgatgaaaattttccaaatcgaGACAATGGAAAATCGCTGATGTTAGTTTCGGATATGCTGCATACGGCTAGTGTTCTTTTTAAAAAGGTTCAACCGAATGGAGCTGGACGGCATTTCTATGGAAAAATAAGTGATTTGGCGAATATGTACTACCCAGTGAAGAAGCTTCTGGAGCAACTTCACGAGCAAGATCTCTACCGGGCACCTATCTACTACTATCGATTCGAATTCgacggaaaatttggaaaatataAGAATCAGTATTACAAAGAGGATTTGGATGCAAGTTATGTTGGAGCCATGCACGGAGACGATTTGGGTTATCTGTTTTCACCGTACAATGTGGAACAGGCGCTAactaatcgaagtgaatttgaaACTGAATGGAAGGTGGCCGAAAAGAACGTAGAGCAAATTAGCAACTTTGTCAAATATGG TAACCCAACACCGAGGAAAACCGACAAGATTTCGGTTTTGTGGGAACCGTTCAATGGAAATAACTCTGCTGCTCAGTATTTGAATATCAATGATAGCAACGAGATGAGAAAAGATGACGAGTCTTCGAATTTAATCTTCCGGCTCTGGAGTAAGGTTCATAATTGCTTGTTTTACTATAAATGTTACTTGGTTCAAGATATACTACAACGAATGAAGCAACTTTTAGAGCTTGACAGGTTGGACGTGAGCCTAGAGAATTTATTCGATGACGAGAATATAACATGA